The Pseudocalidococcus azoricus BACA0444 genome segment ATGCTCGGGATGTGTTGGAATTGGTGACTCGTCCTCTGCGTCGCAACAAGGCCCTGGAAAATTTAGGTTGGGAAAAATTGGTTTTAGAAGAGGCTAAGAGCTAAACAAAAACAACTTCAGTACAGTCACTAGGATTCACAGGGCAGAAGCACTAAAACTTTTGTCACTATGTTTTTTTACTCAAACTTAAATTTATATTTTGGACAGACGAGATGGCATAGATCGAGCCAAACTGGAATTAGTCGTTTATGCTTCGACTTCAAGTACCTGGCTTGACAGCAATTAAGCCTTGGATTATATAGGCTAATCTGAGGCCTGATTATTACTAAATGGGATACGCAATGTGTTGAATGAAAAAAGCAAAGGAAACCGTATTAATCTATGACAGACTTGATAATTTCTTTGCAACGCTGGCTCGTAGATCCGAATATTGTCAAGTGGGTGCAACTTTGTATTGGCATTTTGATTACCCTAATAATTTTTAAAATTCTAGTTCAGGTATCATCACGCCAAGTTCAAGACTTAGATTTACGCTACCACATTCGTAAGGTGATTGGCTTTGTTAGCTATGGAGTCATTGCCCTCTTAATCATAATCATTTTTAATGACAATTTGGCACAATTAACAGTCATTTTCGGGGTATTGGGTGCTGGAATTGCCTTTGCACTACAAGAAGTAATTGCTAGTTTTGCAGGATGGATTGCAATTTCTTTAGGGCAATTTTACAAGACAGGTGATCGTGTCCAATTAGGAGGCATTATGGGCGATGTGATTGATATTAGCCCTTTGAGAACAACCCTGATGGAATGTGGTGATTGGGTCAAAGCTGATCTCTATAATGGTCGTATTGTTAGAATTGCTAATAGTTTTGTCTTCAAAGAGCCTGTTTTTAACTACTCAGGAGATTTTCCGTTCGTTTGGGATGAAATCATTGTGCCAATTCGGCATGGTAGTGATTTTCGACTAGCCAGAAGTATTCTGCAAGAAGTGGTTGAAGAAGTTACGGGAAGCTATATTCTACCTGCGAAAGAGCACTGGGGGCACATGACTGGCAGATATCTGATTGAAAATGCTCGCATTGAACCGTTTGTGACTCTCATCGCCACCGATAATTGGCTAGAATTTACTGTGCGCTATGTAGCGGACTATAAAATGCGAAGAACGATCAAGGATCAGCTTTTTACACGGGTTTTAGAGGAGTTAGATGCTACCAATCGGAAGGTTGAACTGGCCTCGACAACTGTTGAACTTGTAGCCTTACCCACCTTGAGGATCAATCGAGAATCTAAGCCGGATAACAGTCAGCCAAAAACATGAAAATTCTATTGGGGCTCCGTTTCCGATTGGGCCGGATGGGACGCGGGCCTGGGTTGAGAAAATTTGCAGCGTCTTGGGCGTTGAACCTCAGGGCCTGGTAGAACGGGAAGCTCAGATTTGGGAGGGCCTGGAAGATTATCTGCAACTGATTCGGGGCAAATCCGTCTTTTTCATGGGCGATAACCTCCTGGAAATTTCCCTGGCTCGGTTTTTGGTGCGCTGTGGCATGACCGTCCAAGAAATTGGCATCCCCTACATGGATAAACGCTACCAGGCCGCGGAATTAGCCCTACTGGAGTCCACCTGTAACGAAATGGGTGTGCCGTTGCCAACAATTATGGAAAAACCGGATAACTACAACCAACTACAACGGATTCAGGTCTTACAGCCGGATTTGGTTATCACAGGTATGGCCCACGCTAACCCCTTAGAAGCCCGTGGGATTAGTACGAAGTGGTCAGTGGAATTTACCTTTGCCCAAATTCATGGCTTTACCAATGCTCGCGATGTCTTGGAGTTAGTCACCCGGCCCCTCCGCCGCAATCAAGCTCTGGCCAATCTTGGGTGGGAGAAGTTGGTTTCAGAAGCCGCCCCAGTTTAAGACATCAGCAAAGACGGATATGGCCAAAGTCCAACCAGCAATCCCTGAGGCCACCTGACCGTAAAGGCCGACATTTCAAAAAAAATTGATGAATCACAGGGAATCTTGTTAAACTTTTCTTAATTGAGAGAATAACAGGTTCCCCTTCATCTACGGTCATTATGTCGAGCTTCCTAGAGCCTCAATCCCCTTCAGCCCCCCTGAAACTCAATCTTTTTGAGAAATATCTGTCGGTTTGGGTGATCCTTTGCATGGGTCTGGGGATTGGCCTGGGGCGGCTGGCTCCCAACTTTGCGGTTCAACTGGAGCGCATTAGTCTTTATCAAGTTTCCCTGCCTATTGCCGCCTGTCTATTTTTCATGATGTACCCCATTATGGTGAAAATAGACTTTTCCCAGGCCAAGCAAGCCCTAAACGCCCCCAAGCCCGTCCTCCTTACCCTGGTCATCAACTGGCTGATTAAACCCTGGACCATGCTAGTCATTGCACAGGTTTTCCTGGGGCAACTGTTTCGGCCTTGGTTAATGGGTACAGAAGTTTTACGGGGGCAAACGATTTCTCTGGCTGATTCCTATATCGCAGGGGCAATTTTGCTGGGGATTTCACCTTGTACCGCCATGGTCATGCTCTGGGGCTATTTGGCCTATGGAAATCAGGGGTTAACCTTGGTGATGGTGGCAGTCAACTCTTTAGTCATGCTCCTGCTCTATGCCCCTTTGGGTCAATGGTTGCTCCAACAGAATCATTTGCTTGTCCCCTGGCAGACGATTGTGTTTTCGGTGCTGATCTATGTTGGACTTCCCCTAGTGGTTGGAGCGTTTTCACGGCACTGGATATTGCGGCACAAGGGCAGGGCCTGGCTAGAACAAGTATTTTTTCCCTATTTAACCCCCGTGGCAATCACCGCTCTTTTAATGACGTTAATTTTGCTGTTCTCATTTAAGGGCAACCTAATTGTCCAAGCCCCGCTGATTATTCTTTTGATCGCTATTCCCTTAACCCTGCAAACCTTGCTAATTTTTGGCCTGGGCTATGTGGGGGCCTGGAAGCTAGATCTCGCCTACGAGGATGCAGCCCCCGCTGCCTTAATTGGGGCCAGTAACCATTTTGAAGTCGCCATTGCAACCGCGATTACCGTTTTTGGCTTAAATTCTGGGGCTGCTCTGGCCACTGTTGTCGGGGTTTTAATTGAAGTGCCACTGATGCTTGCCTTAGTCAAATTTTGCCAGGCCACGGCCCCTTGGTTTCGCCGCGAACTGAGTAAAGCCACCTTACCCGACCCCCGATTTTAATTCAGGTTAGCCAATAAAAATACCCCCTGTGGCTCCAGTACCTAGAGAGTAGGCCGCAAAGGGTATGACCAGAAGTTTTGGAATATCGAAGGGGGTAAGGGTAAGTCCTTAAGATTGACGTTGAACCTTATCAATTTGACTGAGGACAAATAAACCAACAGCAGCAGCACCCAAAACTACGGCACCAGCAATTAAGCCAATAAAAAAACCTTTCAAAGAAGGGGTAATGGTCATCAGGGGGGCAGAGTTGAGGATTAGAGCATTCAAAACAGTCATAGGTCTTTTGGTGGGTAGGTTTACTATTGATGACAAAAGATAACAATAATTCAAATTTTACGGCCATTTGTTCCTTCTGCGCCTAGAGTCGGGATCACCGATTCAATCCAGCAGGTTGACTGGGCCGCCTAAAACCCTCGAAATTCACCCCTTGCTCCCTCACATTTAGCCAACTCACACTCAGTACCTTGATTGGGATAGGTGAAATGGCCAAAGTCAATCCTGGCCTGGGCAGAAACAGATAAATTAGATAACCCTAGAGCAAAACTTAAGCCAAGCCGCAAACTATGAGTCGGTCCTTGGAGACAGAGCTTCAGCATAAAATCCCGCTAAATTTAATTAATCTTTGTTTCCCAGACTACGACTAAGAGCCTAAGTTTGGGCCACCCGAACATATCTTAAGCTAATCTTCCAAAGCTTTCGGAGGGGATCAAGCTAGGCTGGGTGTAACTTGTCCATGACCCTAAAGACCCATATGTCACAGCAGCATTTTGGCCTGATTGGTTTAGCCGTAATGGGGGAAAATCTAGCCCTCAATGTTGAACGCAATGGCTTTTCCGTGGCCGTCTTCAATCGCACTCCCACCAAAACCGAAGAATTTATGGCCAACCGGGCCGGGGGGCGGAATTTTAAGGCAACCTACTCTCTGGAAGAACTCGTGGCATCTCTGGAGCGGCCGCGGCGGATTTTAGCCATGGTCAAGGCGGGGCAGCCCGTAGATGATTTGATCCAACAACTCAAACCTCTGTTGGAACCCGGCGATATTTTGATTGATGGTGGCAACTCGCTTTATACCGATACGGAACGGCGGGTCAAGGAACTCGAAGCGGATGGCCTGTGTTTCTTTGGCATGGGTGTCAGTGGCGGGGAAGAGGGCGCGCTGAATGGCCCCAGTTTGATGCCGGGCGGAAGTACGGATGCTTACAAGGCCTTAGAACCGATCCTGACCAAAATTGCCGCCCAAGTGGATGATGGCCCCTGTGTCACCTATATCGGGCCGGGGGGTGCGGGGCATTTCGTCAAGATGGTGCACAATGGCATCGAATATGGCGATATGC includes the following:
- a CDS encoding mechanosensitive ion channel family protein; this translates as MTDLIISLQRWLVDPNIVKWVQLCIGILITLIIFKILVQVSSRQVQDLDLRYHIRKVIGFVSYGVIALLIIIIFNDNLAQLTVIFGVLGAGIAFALQEVIASFAGWIAISLGQFYKTGDRVQLGGIMGDVIDISPLRTTLMECGDWVKADLYNGRIVRIANSFVFKEPVFNYSGDFPFVWDEIIVPIRHGSDFRLARSILQEVVEEVTGSYILPAKEHWGHMTGRYLIENARIEPFVTLIATDNWLEFTVRYVADYKMRRTIKDQLFTRVLEELDATNRKVELASTTVELVALPTLRINRESKPDNSQPKT
- the arsB gene encoding ACR3 family arsenite efflux transporter; this translates as MSSFLEPQSPSAPLKLNLFEKYLSVWVILCMGLGIGLGRLAPNFAVQLERISLYQVSLPIAACLFFMMYPIMVKIDFSQAKQALNAPKPVLLTLVINWLIKPWTMLVIAQVFLGQLFRPWLMGTEVLRGQTISLADSYIAGAILLGISPCTAMVMLWGYLAYGNQGLTLVMVAVNSLVMLLLYAPLGQWLLQQNHLLVPWQTIVFSVLIYVGLPLVVGAFSRHWILRHKGRAWLEQVFFPYLTPVAITALLMTLILLFSFKGNLIVQAPLIILLIAIPLTLQTLLIFGLGYVGAWKLDLAYEDAAPAALIGASNHFEVAIATAITVFGLNSGAALATVVGVLIEVPLMLALVKFCQATAPWFRRELSKATLPDPRF
- the psbX gene encoding photosystem II reaction center protein PsbX, whose protein sequence is MTVLNALILNSAPLMTITPSLKGFFIGLIAGAVVLGAAAVGLFVLSQIDKVQRQS